A part of Botrytis cinerea B05.10 chromosome 2, complete sequence genomic DNA contains:
- the Bctrm10 gene encoding Bctrm10: MSDIDERPSKIRKVAPTDDASAPTDSIAPNSNSNDITMKLETSKSTEDAPANPQSNTTESTIIANSNSNEPNPLSKSQLKKRRKQEEWEANKSKRTEFRRIKRKEKQARKAAAQAAGLLPPPPPSSSRRPVQVPVSFLIDCDFESYMMEKEIISLTAQITRCYSDNRTAVYRGHMGISGWGGQMKERFEGVLAGNFNSWKGVKFMEEGWMEAAGIMDGLMKGPEGGKLLGALATENGLEEYKKPRRGSKKLEAASTEAESAEAVQLEVDEQLYPSIPKASEASNSTSATNSSSTAPNIVYLSSDSENTLTTLSPYTTYIIGGIVDKNRHKGLCHKRACDAGIPTAKLPIGEYMTMQSRTVLTVNHVMEIMIRWLETGDWGKAFLKVIPKRKEAKLRAKEKNGGAEGEEGNEQEEGGELDENEDEKSEDESEDGDEGGVALEAEKQAEEQQALEKSE; encoded by the coding sequence ATGTCCGACATCGACGAACGACCCTCTAAAATCCGCAAAGTCGCACCTACCGACGATGCATCGGCTCCTACCGATTCAATTGccccaaattccaattccaatgaCATAACAATGAAGCTCGAAACTTCAAAAAGTACTGAAGATGCCCCCgccaatccccaatccaaTACCACCGAGTCCACCATTATagcaaattcaaattcaaatgaaCCCAATCCCCTCTCCAAATCGCAATTAAAAAAGCGTAGGAAGCAAGAAGAATGGGAGGCCAACAAATCAAAGCGTACCGAGTTCCGGCGCATCAAGCGCAAAGAAAAGCAGGCTCGTAAAGCTGCGGCTCAAGCAGCTGGACTGCtacctccccctccaccttCCTCGTCTCGTCGACCTGTTCAAGTTCCAGTTTCTTTCCtgattgattgtgattttgaatcCTACATgatggaaaaagaaatcatatcTTTAACAGCGCAGATAACACGCTGTTATAGCGATAATCGAACTGCGGTCTATAGAGGACATATGGGAATATCAGGGTGGGGAGGCCAAATGAAGGAACGGTTCGAAGGAGTATTAGCAGGTAATTTTAATAGTTGGAAGGGAGTCAAGTTTATGGAGGAGGGGTGGATGGAGGCAGCGGGGATCATGGACGGACTTATGAAGGGACCTGAAGGCGGAAAGTTGCTAGGTGCTTTGGCTACAGAAAATGGACTTGAGGAATACAAGAAGCCACGCAGAGGATCTAAGAAACTGGAGGCAGCATCAACGGAAGCAGAATCGGCGGAAGCTGTACAATTGGAAGTTGATGAACAGctatatccatccattccaaagGCTTCAGAAGCCTCAAACTCTACATCCGCAACCAATTCCTCATCCACCGCTCCAAATATAGTCTACCTCTCCTCCGACTCCGAAAACACCCTCACTACTCTCTCACCATACACAACCTATATAATCGGTGGCATAGTCGACAAAAACCGTCACAAAGGCCTTTGCCACAAACGCGCCTGCGATGCGGGTATCCCAACTGCAAAGTTGCCTATTGGTGAATATATGACTATGCAAAGTCGGACCGTTTTGACTGTGAATCACGTCATGGAGATCATGATAAGGTGGTTGGAAACAGGTGATTGGGGGAAAGCTTTCTTAAAGGTTATCCCTAAGAGGAAAGAGGCGAAGTTGAGAGCTAAAGAGAAGAATGGCGGGGCAGAAGGGGAGGAAGGTAATGAGcaagaggagggaggggagcTGGATGAAaacgaagatgaaaagagTGAAGATGAGAGCGAAGATGGTGATGAGGGTGGAGTTGCCCTTGAAGCCGAAAAGCAGGCAGAGGAGCAACAAGCATTGGAAAAGAGCGAATGA
- the Bcmsh2 gene encoding Bcmsh2, with the protein MSSRPELKVDDELGFIKFFTNLPQRDGETIRVFDRGDFYTAHGDDATFIARTVYKTTSVLRDLGSNSTKIPSVTMTVTVYKNFLREALYRMGKRVEIFTTSGRNNWKVTKTASPGNLQDVEEELGGSFDAAPIILAVKVSAKASEARNIGVCFADASVRELGVSEFLDNDLYSNFESLLIQLGVKECLIQVDRTTKDVELQKLKQIIENCGCAWTERAGGTFGTKDIEQDLARLLKDEKSTGVIPQTDLKLAMGSAAALINYLGVLHDNSNFGQYQLYQHDLSQFMKLDASALKALNLMPGPRDGSKTMSLYGLLNHCKTPVGSRLLAQWLKQPLMSLEEIEKRQQLVEAFVEDQELKQTIQETHMRSIPDLYRLAKRFQKKLANLEDVVRAYQVVIRIPDLIKTLEDVMDEKYRDALDEAYTDKLRGCNVSLGNLAEMVETTVDLEAMDNHEYIIKPEFDDSLNIIRRKLDKLKYEMDQEFRIVAKDLGQEIEKKIFLENNKVHGWCMRLTRTEASCIRNKSKYQECQTQKNGVYFTTSKLLSIRREFDQLSENYNRTQSSLVNEVVATAASYCPVIEQLASVLAHLDVIVSLAHTSAHAPTSYVRPKMHPRGTGSTILKEARHPCMEMQDDVQFITNDVSLIRDESSFLIITGPNMGGKSTYIRQIGVIALMAQIGCFVPCSEAELTIFDCILARVGASDSQLKGVSTFMAEMLETANILKSATSESLIIIDELGRGTSTYDGFGLAWAISEYIVREIGAFSMFATHFHELTALADTFPQVKNLHVVAHIDTEPSSQERKREVTLLYKVEEGICDQSFGIHVAELVKFPEKVIGMARRKAEELEDFGTSVKADNGDPSSQEYAKEDVEEGSRLLKDILKKWKAEIDGKEMAKEDKIAVLRRLVGGDEILRANPFFKSIECL; encoded by the exons ATGTCTTCTCGTCCGGAGCTAAAG GTTGATGATGAGCTTGGATTCATCAAGTTTTTCACAAACCTACCTcagagagatggagaaacTATTAGAGTCTTCGATAGAGGAGACTTTTACACTGCTCACGGAGATGATGCGACTTTTATTGCCCGCACT GTTTACAAAACTACTTCAGTCCTGCGAGATCTGGGTAGCAATTCTACAAAAATTCCCTCAGTAACGATGACTGTAACAGTATACAAGAACTTTCTGCGAGAAGCGCTTTACAGAATGGGAAAGAGAGTAGAAATATTTACAACTTCTGGGAGAAACAATTGGAAGGTCACAAAGACAGCATCGCCAGGAAATCTACAAGATGTAGAGGAAGAATTAGGTGGATCATTTGATGCTGCACCAATCATTCTCGCTGTCAAGGTCTCTGCAAAAGCATCAGAAGCGAGAAATATCGGTGTCTGTTTCGCAGATGCAAGTGTTCGGGAATTGGGAGTCAGCGAATTTCTCGACAACGATTTATATTCGAATTTCGAATCGCTCCTCATTCAGCTGGGAGTTAAAGAATGTCTGATTCAAGTAGACAGAACGACAAAAGACGTGGAACTACAAAAACTTAAACAAATTATCGAAAACTGCGGTTGTGCCTGGACGGAACGAGCAGGAGGAACTTTTGGAACTAAAGATATTGAGCAAGATCTCGCGAGGCTTTTGAAGGATGAGAAATCTACAGGAGTTATCCCACAAACAGATTTGAAACTTGCCATGGGTTCAGCGGCAGCACTGATCAATTATTTGGGGGTGCTACATGATAATTCGAATTTCGGACAGTACCAACTCTATCAGCATGACCTTTCGCAATTTATGAAACTGGATGCATCTGCACTTAAAGCTCTAAATCTTATGCCTGGACCGAGGGATGGATCGAAAACTATGTCTCTTTATGGTCTACTCAATCATTGCAAAACACCAGTCGGAAGTAGACTTTTGGCACAATGGTTGAAACAACCTTTGATGAGTTTAGAGGAAATCGAAAAAAGACAACAATTGGTAGAGGCTTTTGTTGAAGATCAAGAGCTGAAGCAGACAATACAAGAAACGCATATGCGATCAATACCTGATTTATATCGATTGGCCAAACGATTTCAGAAAAAGTTGGCAAACCTCGAAGATGTCGTTCGAGCATATCAAGTTGTCATAAGAATACCGGATTTGATTAAAACTCTTGAAGATGTTATGGATGAAAAGTATCGTGATGCTCTTGATGAGGCATATACAGACAAGCTTCGTGGATGCAACGTTAGTCTTGGAAACTTGGCAGAAATGGTAGAGACCACAGTCGACCTTGAGGCTATGGACAACCACGAATATATCATCAAGCCCGAATTCGATGATAGTCTCAATATCATTAGGCGAAAGTTGGACAAATTAAAGTATGAAATGGATCAAGAATTTCGTATTGTAGCCAAAGATCTTGGCcaggagattgagaagaaaatcTTCTTAGAAAACAACAAAGTCCATGGTTGGTGCATGCGACTCACACGAACGGAAGCCTCTTGTATTCGAAACAAGagcaaatatcaagaatGTCAAACTCAAAAGAATGGTGTCTATTTTACCACTTCAAAACTCCTCTCTATCCGCCGCGAATTCGACCAACTCTCGGAAAATTACAACCGCACCCAATCCAGTCTTGTGAATGAAGTTGTCGCTACAGCTGCCTCTTATTGTCCAGTCATTGAACAACTTGCCTCTGTTCTTGCTCATCTCGATGTTATCGTTTCGCTAGCCCATACCTCTGCGCATGCCCCTACATCTTATGTTCGTCCTAAGATGCATCCTCGTGGAACTGGGTCTACGATTCTTAAAGAAGCTCGTCATCCTTGTATGGAAATGCAAGATGATGTTCAATTCATTACTAATGATGTCTCGCTTATTCGTGATGAGTCCTCATTCCTTATCATTACA GGACCAAACATGGGTGGCAAGTCCACGTATATCCGTCAAATCGGCGTCATAGCATTGATGGCTCAAATTGGTTGCTTCGTCCCATGCTCAGAAGCAGAACTAACAATATTCGATTGCATATTAGCGAGAGTAGGAGCATCAGATTCACAACTCAAAGGCGTATCAACATTCATGGCAGAAATGTTAGAAACGGCTAATATACTCAAATCAGCAACTTCGGaatctctcatcatcattgatgAATTGGGTAGAGGCACTAGTACATATGATGGATTTGGTCTCGCATGGGCTATTTCCGAATACATAGTTAGAGAGATCGGCGCTTTTAGCATGTTTGCTACGCATTTCCATGAACTGACAGCGCTGGCGGATACTTTCCCTCAAGTCAAAAATTTACATGTGGTTGCGCATATTGATACAGAACCTTCGTCCCAAGAAAGGAAGCGAGAAGTCACGTTACTATATAAAGTTGAAGAGGGGATCTGCGATCAAAGTTTCGGTATCCATGTAGCGGAACTAGTCAAATTCCCAGAAAAAGTAATAGGCATGGCAAGGAGAAAGGCAGAGGAATTAGAAGATTTCGGAACGAGTGTAAAGGCTGATAATGGAGATCCTAGTAGTCAAGAATATGCAAAGGAAGACGTGGAGGAGGGAAGTAGATTATTGAAGgatatattgaagaagtggaaggCGGAAATTGATGGGAAGGAGATGGCGAAAGAGGACAAGATTGCGGTGCTGAGGAGGCTGGTGGGAGGTGATGAGATATTAAGAGCAAATCCATTCTTCAAGAGTATTGAATGTTTATAA